In Anaerolineae bacterium, one DNA window encodes the following:
- a CDS encoding NAD(P)H-hydrate dehydratase → MKIVTVEEMRRLEQQADASGNTFAQMMETAGLRAAMVAMDVCEGAVHPAVVLAGPGNNGGDGLVVARHLATAGGSVYVHLAQERDANDPVWQPLQKLGVAYAVGDGPEALQTLRARLDEAALVVDALLGTGARPPVRGAIASILEQLRQSLRARTERRPALLSVTAPGCLEPAPLVVAVDVPSGLDGDTGEVDELTPRADITITMGLPKRGLFHFPGAERVGQLVVADIGLPSAPAEPGEPELLTPDLVRSLLPARPRDGHKGTFGSVLVVAGSANYTGAALLTAGGAARTGCGLVTLAGVGQVLSGADAVVPEATRLYLPGEMGVIEESAVGVLRKEWGRYQAIVLGPGLTTERPAHQFLTRLLEGAGGAARRAIGFVRSGAAAEGQQEPEGHLPPCVFDADALNLLAEERGLLEHLPKDSILTPHPGEMARLLQTDVGQVQADRTGTAMEAARRWQVVVVLKGAFTVVAAPDGMVCLAPFANPALASGGTGDVLAGAVGAMLAQGLKPYDAARVAIFLHGLAGEFAAADMGRSGVVAGDLLTYLPRALSSLMP, encoded by the coding sequence ATGAAGATCGTCACAGTGGAAGAGATGCGGCGCCTGGAGCAGCAGGCGGACGCGTCCGGGAATACGTTCGCCCAGATGATGGAGACCGCCGGCTTGCGGGCAGCGATGGTGGCCATGGATGTGTGTGAAGGTGCGGTGCACCCAGCCGTCGTGCTCGCAGGCCCGGGCAACAACGGGGGTGACGGCTTGGTCGTGGCCCGGCATCTGGCGACCGCCGGTGGCAGCGTGTACGTGCATCTGGCCCAGGAGAGGGATGCGAACGACCCGGTATGGCAGCCGCTTCAGAAGCTTGGCGTGGCCTACGCCGTTGGCGACGGGCCGGAGGCGCTGCAGACGCTGCGTGCACGCCTGGACGAGGCCGCGCTGGTGGTGGATGCCCTTTTGGGCACGGGAGCCCGGCCACCGGTTCGGGGCGCGATCGCATCCATACTGGAGCAGCTCCGTCAGTCGCTCCGTGCCCGTACGGAACGCCGTCCCGCCCTCCTGTCCGTTACGGCGCCGGGTTGCCTCGAGCCCGCTCCGCTGGTGGTGGCAGTGGACGTGCCCTCGGGCCTGGATGGCGACACCGGCGAAGTGGACGAGCTGACGCCCCGGGCCGACATCACCATCACCATGGGCCTGCCCAAGCGCGGCCTCTTCCACTTCCCCGGGGCGGAGCGAGTGGGCCAACTGGTGGTGGCGGACATCGGCCTGCCGTCGGCGCCTGCAGAACCGGGAGAGCCTGAGCTCCTCACTCCTGACCTGGTGCGCTCTCTGCTCCCGGCCCGGCCCCGCGATGGCCATAAGGGCACGTTCGGGTCGGTCCTAGTGGTGGCCGGATCCGCCAACTACACCGGGGCGGCGCTTCTTACAGCCGGCGGAGCGGCCAGGACAGGCTGCGGCCTGGTCACACTGGCGGGTGTGGGGCAGGTGCTGTCCGGCGCCGATGCCGTGGTGCCCGAAGCGACGCGCCTGTACCTGCCCGGGGAGATGGGAGTCATCGAGGAGAGCGCGGTTGGAGTCTTGCGCAAGGAGTGGGGGCGCTACCAGGCCATCGTGCTGGGGCCGGGCCTGACTACGGAACGTCCCGCCCACCAGTTCTTGACTCGCCTTCTGGAGGGCGCCGGAGGGGCGGCCCGCCGAGCGATCGGGTTCGTGCGCTCCGGCGCGGCTGCCGAGGGGCAGCAGGAGCCGGAGGGCCATCTGCCGCCCTGCGTCTTCGATGCTGACGCCCTCAACCTCCTGGCGGAGGAGCGCGGCCTCCTGGAACATCTGCCTAAAGACAGCATACTCACGCCCCACCCGGGGGAGATGGCGCGGCTGCTGCAGACAGACGTCGGCCAGGTCCAGGCCGACCGGACCGGAACGGCTATGGAGGCCGCCCGCAGGTGGCAAGTGGTGGTGGTGCTGAAGGGGGCGTTCACCGTGGTGGCCGCACCGGACGGCATGGTGTGTCTAGCGCCATTTGCCAACCCGGCGCTGGCTAGCGGCGGGACCGGGGACGTGCTCGCGGGCGCCGTGGGGGCCATGCTGGCTCAAGGCCTGAAGCCCTACGATGCTGCCAGGGTGGCGATCTTCCTGCACGGGCTGGCCGGGGAGTTCGCTGCCGCCGACATGGGTCGGTCGGGCGTCGTCGCCGGCGACCTTCTGACCTACCTTCCGCGCGCTCTATCATCGCTAATGCCCTGA
- a CDS encoding NAD-dependent epimerase/dehydratase family protein, which yields MPLEQGFLGSRVMITGGLGFIGSNLAAALVDLGAEVLLVDSLISRYGGNLYNIEPVSSRVRVNIADVRDEHSMNYLVQGQDYIFNLAGQVSHLDSMEDPYTDLEINCRSQLSILEACRKHNPSVKVVYAGTRQQYGRPDYLPVDERHLMHPTDVNGVNKMAGEWYHIIYNNVYGIRACSLRLTNTFGPRMRIKDARQTFLGWWLRLLLEGREIEVYGDGLQLRDFNFVDDVVRAFLLAALREEANGQVYNLGSPEPISLRDLAALLVEVHGSGTWRLVPWPEERRAIDIGSYYGDYTKARQSLGWEPKVSLAEGLKRTIAYFGANLEHYL from the coding sequence ATTCCGCTGGAACAGGGCTTCCTGGGTAGTCGCGTGATGATCACCGGCGGTCTGGGGTTCATTGGGAGCAACCTGGCGGCGGCCCTGGTGGACTTAGGGGCCGAGGTGCTGCTGGTGGACTCGCTCATCTCGCGGTACGGGGGCAACCTGTACAACATCGAGCCGGTGAGCTCCCGAGTTCGGGTGAACATCGCCGACGTCAGGGACGAGCACAGCATGAACTACCTGGTCCAGGGGCAGGACTACATCTTCAACCTGGCGGGGCAGGTGAGCCACCTGGACTCGATGGAGGATCCCTACACCGATCTGGAGATCAATTGCCGCAGCCAACTCTCCATTCTGGAGGCCTGCCGCAAGCATAACCCCAGCGTCAAGGTGGTCTATGCCGGAACGCGGCAGCAGTACGGGAGGCCGGACTACCTGCCGGTGGACGAGCGCCATCTGATGCATCCCACCGACGTGAACGGGGTGAACAAGATGGCGGGTGAGTGGTACCACATTATCTACAACAACGTGTATGGCATTCGGGCCTGCAGCCTGCGACTGACCAATACGTTCGGCCCCCGGATGCGGATCAAGGATGCCCGGCAGACCTTCCTAGGGTGGTGGTTGCGGCTGCTGCTGGAGGGGCGCGAGATTGAGGTCTATGGTGACGGCCTGCAATTGCGGGACTTCAACTTCGTGGACGACGTGGTGCGCGCCTTCCTGCTCGCAGCACTGCGAGAGGAGGCCAATGGTCAGGTCTACAACCTGGGATCGCCGGAGCCAATATCACTTCGTGATCTGGCAGCTCTACTAGTTGAGGTACACGGGAGCGGTACCTGGCGACTGGTGCCTTGGCCCGAAGAACGCCGGGCCATTGACATCGGCTCCTACTACGGAGACTATACCAAGGCCCGGCAGTCTCTGGGCTGGGAGCCCAAGGTCAGTCTGGCTGAGGGGCTCAAGCGCACCATCGCTTACTTTGGGGCCAATCTGGAGCACTACTTGTGA